The Diospyros lotus cultivar Yz01 chromosome 15, ASM1463336v1, whole genome shotgun sequence genome has a window encoding:
- the LOC127791455 gene encoding transcription factor bHLH30-like → MRISSSFEVFTENFGFQEIMRGGSSSSSSLVFDGERGEFRKPIARPEKAGLKADKALVALKNHCEAERRRRERIGGHLATLRSLVPGTDKMDKASLLAEVINHLKELRKNAAEATGGVLVPMDIDEVKVEQHEDGSDGASCAIRASLCCDYRHEILFDIRQAIDALHLKTTRADIATFGGRMIYAFVITCHEEGNVDDAAACRLLASSIRLALRSVLDKFYCSEETSSRNTLSNKRRRVPVFDSSNASSLGDFL, encoded by the exons ATGAGAATCTCGAGCTCTTTCGAGGTGTTCACCGAGAACTTTGGGTTTCAGGAGATAATGAGAGGCGGGTCGTCGTCGTCTTCGTCTTTGGTGTTCGACGGTGAGAGGGGAGAATTTCGGAAGCCTATTGCGAGGCCGGAGAAAGCGGGCCTCAAGGCCGATAAGGCTTTGGTGGCTTTGAAGAACCACTGTGAGGCGGAGCGGCGGCGGAGAGAGAGGATCGGCGGCCATCTCGCCACCCTCCGGAGCCTAGTTCCCGGCACAGATAAG ATGGATAAAGCATCGTTACTTGCTGAAGTTATCAACCACTTGAAAGAATTACGGAAAAATGCAGCTGAAGCTACCGGAGGTGTACTAGTGCCGATGGATATCGATGAAGTAAAAGTTGAGCAACACGAGGATGGATCTGATGGTGCTTCTTGTGCAATCAGGGCATCTCTCTGTTGCGATTATAGACATGAGATTCTGTTCGACATAAGGCAAGCTATCGATGCTCTGCACCTGAAAACAACGAGAGCAGATATTGCCACCTTTGGAGGAAGGATGATTTATGCTTTTGTGATAACTTGCCATGAAGAAGGGAACGTAGACGATGCTGCAGCATGCCGGCTTCTTGCAAGCTCGATTCGTCTGGCATTGAGGTCGGTGCTCGATAAGTTTTATTGTTCAGAGGAGACGTCATCAAGAAACACGCTTTCAAACAAGAGAAGAAGAGTCCCAGTTTTTGATTCTTCAAATGCTTCTTCATTAGGGGATTTCTTGTGA